The bacterium nucleotide sequence TTCCAGCACGCCCGCCGTCTCCCGCAGCAAGAGCACCTGGGTCGGGTCCTCAACGTCCTCGACCAGGTAGTAGATGGAGTCATCGAGGTCGAACGCGTCGTGGAGCCGAAACCGGCGCTCGTGCCCGGTCTCATCGATCAGCGTGATCGGCTGAGTCGGTTCGTCAGCCGTCACGTCGCCGGTCCAGGTGGGCCTGGAGCATCAGGGCGGCGGCCACCCGGTCGACGCTGAGCCGCCGCTGGGCGCGCCGCACGCCGCCCGCGATCAGCGAGCGCTCCGCGGCCACCGTCGTCAGGCGCTCGTCGACGAGCTCGACCGGAAGCTTCGAGGCCCTTCGAATCGCATCGGCGAGCTTTTTCGCCGCCGCCGCCTCCGGCCCAAGCGTTCCATCCATGCGCCGCGGCAGGCCGACCACGATCCGCCTTGCCTCGTGTGCCTTGCCGATCTCCGCCAGGCGCGCCGCAAGCGTCGCCGACGGCTCCGCCGGGACGGTCATGAGCGCCTGCGCGATGGTCGCCGTGGGATCGCTGAGCGCGAGCCCGACCCGCTTCGACCCCGGATCGACCGCGAGTATGCGCACTAGGGTGAGGGTGCGGGCGACGCGGCTGGTGAAGACGCACCGGACGCGGCCGCGGAACTCGATGGCGTGCCCTGCTGCACCACGTAGTGGAGTGAGATGCGTCCGACCAGCAGAGGCATGAGCGGCAGGGCCATCGGCTGCTCTTTGATGGCGACCGACTTGATCGGCAGCCGCTCGAGGTAGAACTTCGCCTGGGCCAGCGGCCGGCCGACGATCTGCGATCGGATCTTGGCTTCGTCGAGCTTGGGGGCGACGTAGGCGGAGGCGCTGCCGACGAACGTGAGGTTGCCGCCGCTCGTCGCGTTGAGGATGCGGTAATCCACCAGGATCGGGCTCTCGGTGAGCAGCTGCTGGTCGTTCGGCACCCGCTGCGCGAGGTAGTTCCGGAAAGCCTTCTGCACGTCGGCATCGACGTAGAAGTCGCCCTCGCCGGTGAGCGTCAGCGTGCCGCTGAACGTCGGCACCTTGTCGTTCGGCTGGTGGTCGGTGGTGAAGTTCGGCGGACCGTAGACGATCGTCTCGCTGAGCTTCTCCCCGGCCTGTCCCGCGCCGACGAGCTGTTGGGCGATGCTCTGGCGCAGCTCCTGCTCCAGCTGCGCCCGCGCCGAGTCGAAGTCGGCCTCGGTCATCTGGGGCGTGGACGACGCGTCCGTCCCTCCGCCGGTGGCCTGCGGGTTGGTGGCATGGACCTTGCTTGAGTCAAAGGGACCGCAACAATCGAGGATTTGCGTGATCGTGTCGTGGCCGACATTGCCGGCCGATCCGGGAGTGACTGCCTGCACGTTGACCGTGGCCTGTCCGCCGTTCCATGGGACGGTGGTGTCCGGGGATGTTTGCGCGAATGTGATGCTGTCGGTGTTCATCAGCCGCTGGCCACGCTTGAAGACCAGACCAGGGGAATTCGTGAAGGCCGAACTCTTCAGGTCGTTCGTGTACACGACCTGGCCGGTGGCCGGCGCCAGCTGCACCTGGATCACGCCCGTGGTCTTGAAGCCCTGCGAGCTGGAGCGCGAGATGACGTCCGTGCGCACGTGGATCGGCGCCTTGCCGGGCTGAGCCTGGATCTCGACATCTTTCTCCGTGAACGGCTGGGCCTGGGCCACCAGCGTCACCGAGGCGGAAGGGACGTAGACCGCCATGGCGAACAGCCCGACCACCAGCAGGGTCGCCGCCGTGACGTACAGGAGGAAGCGCCCCGGCTTGAGCTCGGTCGCGTTCTTGGTGATGAGCTTGGTCGGCGCGGCGACGCCGACGTGAGCGACGGGCGCGGCGCGGGCCCGCCGCCACCACCTCCGAACGGGAGGCGGGGCCTCGGGCTCCGACGGGATGCCCTCGCCCTGCGGCCCGACGGCGCCGAACACCGGGAAGCCGCTCTCGGCGGCCATCTTCTGGACCGCTGGGTCGTCGCACACGACGGTGACCCGCTTGCCCATGCGCGCCGAGTAGTTGCGCAGGAGCTGGAAGTTGAAGCGGCTCTGCCCGATGCGCGAGCGCATCGGCAGCACGAGCATCGCGTCCTCACCGCCGGAGCGGCGAAGCCGCTCGACGACCTCGGGGATCTCGTCCTCGCTTTCGACGTATATGGGGTTCGTTGCCATGGCGTTTACAAGTCTCCTGGGAGCCTAGCTAGACCTTTATAGCGCCCAGGACCCGCCGCATGACGGTGTTGACGGTGTCGCGCTCCTCGGCTTCGGTCCGCAGAGCGTGGTTCGCCAGACCCATCGGAGCGACGTCCTGGGGACTCGAGAGCTGGCCGGTGGAATCGGTCAGGTTGCGCACGTCCGGCGGCACCAGGTGCCGTATCCGAGGCTCTCGCGGGAACGGAAGGCCCGCCGCCCAGCTGTTCTTGACCATCTCGAGCGTGAGCTCGGGGAGGAGGCTGCCGCCGCCGCACAGATAGATGCTGGTCGGCAGCCGCTCGCCTCGCGACAGCTCCCTCACGCTGAGCGCCAGGCCCTGCAGCAGGACCTCCGCGTCAGCGCTCAGCAGCTCGGACACCTGGCGGTGCTGGTCGGCCGAAAGCAGACCCTCCGAGTGGCGGAGCTTGCGCGCCTCGGCCTCCTCGTAGCTGAGGCCGAACGCGAGCGCGAGGCGGCGGGTGAAGGCGCGACCGCCGAGGTTGAACATTCGGGTGCCCTCGACGCCCCCATCGCGTACCAGCGCCACGTCGGTGGTGCCGCCGCCGACGTCGACGAAGATCCCGCCCTCCGCCCACGTCTCCTCGCTGGCGCAGGCCCGCGCCAGCGCATAGGGCTGAGCGACGGCGGCCGCCAGCTCGAGGTCGAGCTCTCGCACGACGGTCTCGATGGCGTCGATGTGGGTCATCGGCGCAAACGTGTTGAAGACCGTGACCTCGAGGTTCTTGCCGGTGAAGCCCACCGGGTTGGTGACCGGGTAGCCGTCCACGCGCACGTTGGTGATCGCCGA carries:
- a CDS encoding DUF1292 domain-containing protein; its protein translation is MTADEPTQPITLIDETGHERRFRLHDAFDLDDSIYYLVEDVEDPTQVLLLRETAGVLETVDGEEFKRVIAALEEDDVE
- the ruvX gene encoding Holliday junction resolvase RuvX; this encodes MADRRPAAGPGEVLPRAAADQVGRHQRAADGPAAHASAGRTHLTPLRGAAGHAIEFRGRVRCVFTSRVARTLTLVRILAVDPGSKRVGLALSDPTATIAQALMTVPAEPSATLAARLAEIGKAHEARRIVVGLPRRMDGTLGPEAAAAKKLADAIRRASKLPVELVDERLTTVAAERSLIAGGVRRAQRRLSVDRVAAALMLQAHLDRRRDG